In Zingiber officinale cultivar Zhangliang chromosome 11B, Zo_v1.1, whole genome shotgun sequence, a single window of DNA contains:
- the LOC122035287 gene encoding formin-1-like → MYYPGSSTFDEIDWDDLRYTYGVGDDVHVVIPTGIHRFFNPPDGYCTFFKEQFVAGLRLPLHPFFLTEASHAAHHAHSANDRLSQDAPSSSRRRARPPSGDSDSDGKPLAQRLRRRAPRPVPDSGPSAVPSPSPPVAVASPPLPPIATPTPIPRQADVSPDFTTAPIKPPTVQSSPPAQPPTQPSTSPQRQSTEANPLRRSPPATSPPEPSSVPPSSPSGSAAGPSSFAAGPSQPPPPVPIYYRTIAPSEAGLQSRWDILTSSLTMKGRLATVWEDSKRQMELLPPLAQMDRFSELYIKACAESLNINQSFHAAHHQNKMLQDKVAELELQLNNPAQASHALRAEIKALTKKKNNLEVSLAISDQKLRYLKEERSQVEVVHQQLMDQQALEHQRAMDQLAQKLRAAETLAQEQDMKLKSQVAQLTSQAAELLTARTELAQARATAEGVSTALSIYKEGENDRCQ, encoded by the exons ATGTATTACCCTGGCTCATCCACTTTCGACGAAATAGATTGGGATGACCTGCGTTATACCTATGGAGTTGGGGATGATGTACATGTGGTCATCCCTACCGGAATACACCGATTCTTCAATCCTCCTGATGGATATTGTACCTTCTTTAAAGAGCAATTCGTGGCTGGCCTTCGTCTTCCTCTCCACCCTTTCTTTCTGAC AGAAGCTTCTCACGCGGCTCACCACGCCCACTCCGCAAATGACCGCCTGAGCCAGGATGCCCCTTCTTCCTCTAGACGTAGGGCTCGGCCGCCTTCCGGTGATTCTGATTCGGATGGTAAGCCGCTGGCTCAGAGACTTCGACGCCGAGCCCCTCGTCCTGTGCCCGACTCAGGTCCGTCTGCTGTCCCTTCTCCTTCACCTCCTGTGGCTGTCGCTTCTCCTCCTCTGCCTCCTATTGCGACCCCGACTCCTATTCCCCGCCAGGCCGATGTTTCACCCGATTTCACCACAGCTCCGATCAAGCCTCCCACTGTTCAATCTTCTCCTCCAGCTCAACCTCCTACTCAACCTTCTACGTCACCGCAGCGCCAGAGCACCGAGGCTAATCCCTTGCGTCGCTCTCCGCCAGCTACCTCACCTCCAGAGCCATCTTCTGTGCCTCCATCGTCTCCTTCTGGGTCAGCTGCTGGGCCTTCTAGCTTCGCCGCGGGGCCTTCACAACCACCTCCACCTGTCCCTATTTATTATCGTACCATTGCTCCTTCAGAGGCTGGACTACAGTCAAGGTGGGACATTCTCACCAGCTCCCTGACCATGAAAGGTCGCCTAGCCACTGTGTGGGAAGATAGCAAGCGTCAAATGGAACTTTTACCGCCCCTCGCCCAGATGGATAGATTTTCTGAGCTATACATCAAG GCTTGTGCAGAGTCCTTGAATATAAACCAATCTTTTCATGCTGCTCACCATCAAAATAAGATGTTGCAAGACAAGGTAGCTGAACTGGAACTTCAATTGAATAACCCAGCGCAAGCCAGTCACGCCCTGAGGGCTGAAATAAAAGCTCTAACGAAAAAGAAGAATAATCTGGAAGTATCCTTGGCGATATCTGACCAGAAGCTTAGGTATCTCAAGGAAGAAAGAAGCCAAGTCGAGGTTGTGCACCAGCAACTCATGGATCAGCAAGCTTTGGAGCATCAGCGAGCTATGGATCAATTGGCTCAAAAGTTGCGTGCCGCCGAAACCTTAGCGCAGgaacaagacatgaagctaaaatccCAGGTGGCCCAATTGACATCCCAAGCAGCAGAACTATTAACAGCTCGGACTGAACTGGCTCAGGCCCGGGCCACTGCTGAGGGAGTATCTACAGCCCTGTCCATCTATAAGGAAGGAGAGAATGACCGCTGTCAATAG
- the LOC122035286 gene encoding uncharacterized protein LOC122035286 → MQDGGVHAVQEEPLPIAEEPIPWEEVQLYAERPESVTRLASDLPSPLKEELIQCLIHNRDVFAWSTEELPGAKPKIAEHKLHLLSNSRPVKQKKRNFSVDQNKIIRAEVDQLRKASHVREVQFPSWLSNVVLVKKPNNKWRKIQAWCKGFGITQAFTSVAYPQSNGQTEVVNREIVRGLKVKLDHVGGIWVEELSSILWAYRTTPRESTGLTPFHLVYDNEAVVPIEIGVPSVRRTLYDEENTQRRLSELNLISETRDRTTAQLEAYRQRMRQNYNRRVIP, encoded by the exons ATGCAGGATGGAGGTGTCCATGCTGTTCAAGAGGAACCTTTGCCTATAGCTGAAGAACccatcccttgggaggaggtGCAACTGTATGCTGAGCGTCCTGAGAGTGTCACCCGCTTGGCCAGCGACCTTCCCTCTCCCCTCAAAGAAGAGTTAATTCAATGCTTGATTCATAATCgggacgtcttcgcctggtctacAGAAGAGTTACCAGGGGCCAAGCCGAAAATAGCCGAACATAAGTTGCATTTACTGTCGAACTCCCGacctgtcaagcaaaagaaaagaaacttcTCAGTCGACCAGAACAAAATAATCAGAGCTGAGGTGGACCAGCTCAGGAAGGCGAGCCACGTTAGAGAAGTACAGTTCCCGTCCTGGCTCTCTAACGTGGTTCTAgtaaagaagcccaacaataagtggagg AAAATCCAGGCCTGGTGCAAGGGGTTTGGCATAACACAGGCCTTCACTTCTGTAGCatatccacaaagtaatggtcagaccgaggtggTCAACAGAGAAATAGTACGAGGTCTGAAGGTTAAGCTGGATCATGTGGGAGGCATTTGGGTGGAAGAGCTGTCAAGCATTCTGTGGGCCTATCGCACGACACCTCGGGAAAGCACAGGTCTGACACCATTCCACCTGGTTTATGACAATGAAGCAGTTGTACCCATAGAAATCGGAGTGCCATCAGTCAGGAGGACATTATATGATGAAGAAAACACACAACGACGGTTGTCTGAGCTAAATCTTATTAGCGAAACTCGGGACAGAACGACAGCTCAGCTGGAGgcctatcgacaaagaatgagacaaaattataacagaagagtgatTCCTTGA